One window of Amaranthus tricolor cultivar Red isolate AtriRed21 chromosome 13, ASM2621246v1, whole genome shotgun sequence genomic DNA carries:
- the LOC130798017 gene encoding cell wall / vacuolar inhibitor of fructosidase 2-like, with protein MGKLSILYALFLIITLNTSTNTIKEVKGDAEFIKKTCKNTKYFNLCISSLKSDPTSSVSDLKGLASIMINIGMANASETYTYLSSQLPSTSIITDHNTKIWD; from the exons ATGGGCAAATTATCGATATTATATGCTCTTTTTCTGATAATAACATTGAACACCTCAACCAACACAATCAAAGAAGTAAAAGGGGATGCAgaattcatcaaaaaaacatGCAAAAACACAAAGTACTTCAATCTATGCATCTCCTCCTTAAAATCAGACCCCACAAGCTCAGTTTCAGATCTGAAAGGCTTAGCAAGCATTATGATCAACATTGGAATGGCAAATGCATCAGAAACTTACACATATTTATCATCCCAACTCCCAAGCACCAGTATTATAACTGATCATAATACAAAG ATTTGGGATTAG
- the LOC130798016 gene encoding uncharacterized protein LOC130798016 isoform X2, producing MLRSKSMEAHKPTLTRRISSKERKLALLQDVDRLKKKLRHEENVHRALERAFTRPLGTLPRLPPYLPPYILELLAEVAVLEEEVVRLEEQVVRFRKGLYEEAVNNSSSNKNMEATNRSNDSKESTNVVLAVTNCISSADLDDRRNKDCMKNKPKSPKPKSPIVRTPTKRFSFEKKTSEKPIERQKSQLDCRTDSQDNADAISSVCQNERASGDENPNWISENILNCLMSILSRMSVSSNRLSTEKFPSLVRLSAQESDKGNELQDPYDIWPKVGKRDIGPYKHLCEIDAQSISAERKPNYVFLNRRLRILITKLASVKLQRLTHQEKLAFWINVYNSCMMNAYLEHGIPENPEAVVQLMQKATINVAGHMLNAITIEHFILRLPYHYKYTFSNGFKKDEMVARSMFGLELSEPMVTFALSCGSWSSPAVRIYTADQVENQLEVAKKDYLQAAVGISRYNELIIPKLLDWYLLDFAKDLESLLDWICLQLPKVLRNDAMKCYERAKVEPLSKIVHIRPYDFSFRYLLHR from the exons ATGCTAAGGAGTAAATCCATGGAAGCTCATAAACCAACCTTAACTCGACGAATTTCGAGTAAGGAGAGGAAATTGGCTTTACTCCAAGAT GTTGATAGATTAAAGAAGAAGCTGAGACATGAGGAAAATGTTCATAGGGCTCTTGAACGGGCGTTTACTAGACCTCTAGGGACTCTTCCTCGCCTCCCCCCATACCTTCCACCCTAT ATCTTAGAACTTTTGGCTGAAGTTGCGGTTTTGGAGGAAGAGGTTGTTAGGCTGGAAGAACAAGTTGTACGTTTCAGGAAAGGTTTGTATGAAGAAGCTGTAAATAATTCATCCTCGAATAAGAATATGGAAGCGACAAACCGATCAAATGACTCCAAAGAATCAACAAATGTAGTTCTTGCTGTAACCAATTGCATCAGTTCCGCAGATTTAGATGATAGAAGAAATAAAGATtgcatgaaaaacaaaccaaaatctCCAAAACCAAAGTCGCCTATCGTGAGAACTCCCACTAAGAGGTTTTcctttgaaaaaaaaacatcagAGAAGCCCATCGAGCGACAGAAATCGCAG CTCGATTGCAGAACTGACAGCCAAGACAACGCGGATGCTATATCTTCTGTTTGTCAAAATGAAAGGGCATCGGGAGATGAGAACCCAAATTGGATATCCGAGAACATTTTGAATTGCTTAATGAGCATTTTGTCGCGAATGAGTGTATCAAGTAACAGGTTAAGTACCGAAAAATTCCCTTCCTTAGTCAGACTATCGGCTCAAGAATCTGATAAAGGAAATGAGCTTCAAGATCCCTACGATATTTGGCCTAAGGTTGGGAAAAGAGATATTGGTCCGTACAAGCATTTGTGCGAGATTGATGCCCAATCGATCAGTGCAGAAAGAAAACCGAACTATGTGTTCTTAAATCGTCGACTAAG AATACTTATTACAAAACTCGCCTCTGTCAAACTTCAAAGACTCACTCACCAAGAAAAGCTTGCTTTCTGGATTAATGTCTACAATTCTTGCATGATGAAT GCATATCTCGAACATGGAATCCCCGAAAATCCAGAGGCAGTAGTTCAATTGATGCAGAAG GCAACAATCAATGTTGCGGGACACATGCTAAATGCTATAACAATCGAACATTTTATTCTGCGGTTACCTTACCATTATAAATAT ACATTCTCAAACGGATTTAAAAAGGATGAGATGGTTGCACGAAGCATGTTTGGGTTGGAGTTATCTGAACCCATGGTTACTTTTGCACTCTCCTGCGGAAGCTGGTCATCTCCTGCT GTGAGAATCTACACAGCTGATCAAGTTGAAAATCAGCTAGAAGTCGCGAAAAAGGATTACTTACAGGCAGCCGTTGGCATTTCAAGATATAATGAACTAATTATACCGAAACTTTTGGATTGGTATTTACTCGACTTTGCAAAAGATTTGGAATCATTGCTGGACTGGATTTGCCTTCAACTCCCCAAAGTTCTTAGAAATGATGCTATGAAATGCTATGAGAGAGCTAAAGTTGAGCCTCTTTCTAAAATTGTCCATATTAGGCCCTATGATTTCAGTTTCAGGTATCTATTACACAGATga
- the LOC130798016 gene encoding uncharacterized protein LOC130798016 isoform X1 — MINFQSRLNLLSPFSLHNPKMKKRHKLDMLRSKSMEAHKPTLTRRISSKERKLALLQDVDRLKKKLRHEENVHRALERAFTRPLGTLPRLPPYLPPYILELLAEVAVLEEEVVRLEEQVVRFRKGLYEEAVNNSSSNKNMEATNRSNDSKESTNVVLAVTNCISSADLDDRRNKDCMKNKPKSPKPKSPIVRTPTKRFSFEKKTSEKPIERQKSQLDCRTDSQDNADAISSVCQNERASGDENPNWISENILNCLMSILSRMSVSSNRLSTEKFPSLVRLSAQESDKGNELQDPYDIWPKVGKRDIGPYKHLCEIDAQSISAERKPNYVFLNRRLRILITKLASVKLQRLTHQEKLAFWINVYNSCMMNAYLEHGIPENPEAVVQLMQKATINVAGHMLNAITIEHFILRLPYHYKYTFSNGFKKDEMVARSMFGLELSEPMVTFALSCGSWSSPAVRIYTADQVENQLEVAKKDYLQAAVGISRYNELIIPKLLDWYLLDFAKDLESLLDWICLQLPKVLRNDAMKCYERAKVEPLSKIVHIRPYDFSFRYLLHR; from the exons ATGATCAATTTTCAATCAAGACTAAATCTCTTATCACCATTCAGTCTTCACAaccctaaaatgaaaaaaagg CATAAGCTAGATATGCTAAGGAGTAAATCCATGGAAGCTCATAAACCAACCTTAACTCGACGAATTTCGAGTAAGGAGAGGAAATTGGCTTTACTCCAAGAT GTTGATAGATTAAAGAAGAAGCTGAGACATGAGGAAAATGTTCATAGGGCTCTTGAACGGGCGTTTACTAGACCTCTAGGGACTCTTCCTCGCCTCCCCCCATACCTTCCACCCTAT ATCTTAGAACTTTTGGCTGAAGTTGCGGTTTTGGAGGAAGAGGTTGTTAGGCTGGAAGAACAAGTTGTACGTTTCAGGAAAGGTTTGTATGAAGAAGCTGTAAATAATTCATCCTCGAATAAGAATATGGAAGCGACAAACCGATCAAATGACTCCAAAGAATCAACAAATGTAGTTCTTGCTGTAACCAATTGCATCAGTTCCGCAGATTTAGATGATAGAAGAAATAAAGATtgcatgaaaaacaaaccaaaatctCCAAAACCAAAGTCGCCTATCGTGAGAACTCCCACTAAGAGGTTTTcctttgaaaaaaaaacatcagAGAAGCCCATCGAGCGACAGAAATCGCAG CTCGATTGCAGAACTGACAGCCAAGACAACGCGGATGCTATATCTTCTGTTTGTCAAAATGAAAGGGCATCGGGAGATGAGAACCCAAATTGGATATCCGAGAACATTTTGAATTGCTTAATGAGCATTTTGTCGCGAATGAGTGTATCAAGTAACAGGTTAAGTACCGAAAAATTCCCTTCCTTAGTCAGACTATCGGCTCAAGAATCTGATAAAGGAAATGAGCTTCAAGATCCCTACGATATTTGGCCTAAGGTTGGGAAAAGAGATATTGGTCCGTACAAGCATTTGTGCGAGATTGATGCCCAATCGATCAGTGCAGAAAGAAAACCGAACTATGTGTTCTTAAATCGTCGACTAAG AATACTTATTACAAAACTCGCCTCTGTCAAACTTCAAAGACTCACTCACCAAGAAAAGCTTGCTTTCTGGATTAATGTCTACAATTCTTGCATGATGAAT GCATATCTCGAACATGGAATCCCCGAAAATCCAGAGGCAGTAGTTCAATTGATGCAGAAG GCAACAATCAATGTTGCGGGACACATGCTAAATGCTATAACAATCGAACATTTTATTCTGCGGTTACCTTACCATTATAAATAT ACATTCTCAAACGGATTTAAAAAGGATGAGATGGTTGCACGAAGCATGTTTGGGTTGGAGTTATCTGAACCCATGGTTACTTTTGCACTCTCCTGCGGAAGCTGGTCATCTCCTGCT GTGAGAATCTACACAGCTGATCAAGTTGAAAATCAGCTAGAAGTCGCGAAAAAGGATTACTTACAGGCAGCCGTTGGCATTTCAAGATATAATGAACTAATTATACCGAAACTTTTGGATTGGTATTTACTCGACTTTGCAAAAGATTTGGAATCATTGCTGGACTGGATTTGCCTTCAACTCCCCAAAGTTCTTAGAAATGATGCTATGAAATGCTATGAGAGAGCTAAAGTTGAGCCTCTTTCTAAAATTGTCCATATTAGGCCCTATGATTTCAGTTTCAGGTATCTATTACACAGATga
- the LOC130798018 gene encoding zinc finger protein ZAT5-like: MDCQDEVINNTNSIQQSVVKGKRTKRQRPQSPTPFRMITTANSNKSDQSSDICSNNLTASDDEDDTIYYGRNKPNFDSDDNTKEEQDLANCLILLAQGKSRELRAPILRDFSTKFKSRKFIEAGGKSGYYVYECKTCGKNFSSFQALGGHRASHKKPKNNKHEDYNNNHDNKINILLSSSKTSRSNYSKYSSLILSSDEEEPPFKLESKNNNYNNNNDNIICSSTSLSLQLTNRALYSGVTNHQNNKGRVHECTLCGAEFSSGQALGGHMRRHRGSNTTVASSNSTLPEMSEDMIKIPQSTNTSALSFDLDLNLPALPEDNVRVDHQKESEFV, from the coding sequence ATGGACTGTCAAGATGAAGTGATCAACAATACTAACAGTATACAACAATCAGTTGTAAAAGGTAAAAGAACCAAACGGCAAAGACCTCAATCTCCCACCCCGTTTCGCATGATCACCACAGCTAACTCTAACAAAAGTGATCAAAGCAGTGATATTTGCAGCAACAACTTAACCGCCtctgatgatgaagatgataccATCTACTATGGCAGAAATAAGCCCAATTTCGACAGCGATGATAATACTAAGGAAGAACAAGATTTGGCTAATTGCCTTATCCTTTTAGCACAAGGTAAGTCACGAGAGTTACGTGCACCAATTCTTCGCGATTTTAGTACAAAATTCAAGAGTAGGAAATTTATTGAAGCGGGAGGAAAATCTGGGTATTATGTGTATGAATGTAAAACGTGTGGAAAAAATTTCTCGTCTTTTCAAGCACTAGGAGGTCATCGAGCTAGCCACAAGAAGCCCAAAAATAACAAACATGAAGATTACAACAATAATCATGATAACAAGATCAACATATTACTTTCAAGCAGTAAGACAAGTAGATCAAACTATAGTAAGTATAGTAGTTTGATTCTTTCTTCCGATGAAGAAGAACCTCCATTTAAATTAGAATCGAAGAATAAcaattacaacaacaacaacgacaaTATTATATGTTCGTCAACTTCATTGTCACTTCAACTCACAAATCGAGCATTGTATAGTGGTGTAACCAACCATCAAAACAACAAAGGACGAGTTCATGAGTGCACGTTATGTGGGGCTGAGTTTTCGTCTGGCCAAGCTTTAGGAGGTCATATGAGGCGTCATCGAGGATCCAACACCACAGTTGCTTCGTCCAATTCGACATTGCCAGAAATGTCAGAAGATATGATCAAGATTCCACAATCAACAAATACAAGTGCATTATCATTTGATTTGGATCTTAATCTTCCTGCACTACCAGAAGATAATGTGCGAGTGGATCATCAAAAGGAATCCGAATTTGTTTGA
- the LOC130798016 gene encoding uncharacterized protein LOC130798016 isoform X3, with amino-acid sequence MINFQSRLNLLSPFSLHNPKMKKRVDRLKKKLRHEENVHRALERAFTRPLGTLPRLPPYLPPYILELLAEVAVLEEEVVRLEEQVVRFRKGLYEEAVNNSSSNKNMEATNRSNDSKESTNVVLAVTNCISSADLDDRRNKDCMKNKPKSPKPKSPIVRTPTKRFSFEKKTSEKPIERQKSQLDCRTDSQDNADAISSVCQNERASGDENPNWISENILNCLMSILSRMSVSSNRLSTEKFPSLVRLSAQESDKGNELQDPYDIWPKVGKRDIGPYKHLCEIDAQSISAERKPNYVFLNRRLRILITKLASVKLQRLTHQEKLAFWINVYNSCMMNAYLEHGIPENPEAVVQLMQKATINVAGHMLNAITIEHFILRLPYHYKYTFSNGFKKDEMVARSMFGLELSEPMVTFALSCGSWSSPAVRIYTADQVENQLEVAKKDYLQAAVGISRYNELIIPKLLDWYLLDFAKDLESLLDWICLQLPKVLRNDAMKCYERAKVEPLSKIVHIRPYDFSFRYLLHR; translated from the exons ATGATCAATTTTCAATCAAGACTAAATCTCTTATCACCATTCAGTCTTCACAaccctaaaatgaaaaaaagg GTTGATAGATTAAAGAAGAAGCTGAGACATGAGGAAAATGTTCATAGGGCTCTTGAACGGGCGTTTACTAGACCTCTAGGGACTCTTCCTCGCCTCCCCCCATACCTTCCACCCTAT ATCTTAGAACTTTTGGCTGAAGTTGCGGTTTTGGAGGAAGAGGTTGTTAGGCTGGAAGAACAAGTTGTACGTTTCAGGAAAGGTTTGTATGAAGAAGCTGTAAATAATTCATCCTCGAATAAGAATATGGAAGCGACAAACCGATCAAATGACTCCAAAGAATCAACAAATGTAGTTCTTGCTGTAACCAATTGCATCAGTTCCGCAGATTTAGATGATAGAAGAAATAAAGATtgcatgaaaaacaaaccaaaatctCCAAAACCAAAGTCGCCTATCGTGAGAACTCCCACTAAGAGGTTTTcctttgaaaaaaaaacatcagAGAAGCCCATCGAGCGACAGAAATCGCAG CTCGATTGCAGAACTGACAGCCAAGACAACGCGGATGCTATATCTTCTGTTTGTCAAAATGAAAGGGCATCGGGAGATGAGAACCCAAATTGGATATCCGAGAACATTTTGAATTGCTTAATGAGCATTTTGTCGCGAATGAGTGTATCAAGTAACAGGTTAAGTACCGAAAAATTCCCTTCCTTAGTCAGACTATCGGCTCAAGAATCTGATAAAGGAAATGAGCTTCAAGATCCCTACGATATTTGGCCTAAGGTTGGGAAAAGAGATATTGGTCCGTACAAGCATTTGTGCGAGATTGATGCCCAATCGATCAGTGCAGAAAGAAAACCGAACTATGTGTTCTTAAATCGTCGACTAAG AATACTTATTACAAAACTCGCCTCTGTCAAACTTCAAAGACTCACTCACCAAGAAAAGCTTGCTTTCTGGATTAATGTCTACAATTCTTGCATGATGAAT GCATATCTCGAACATGGAATCCCCGAAAATCCAGAGGCAGTAGTTCAATTGATGCAGAAG GCAACAATCAATGTTGCGGGACACATGCTAAATGCTATAACAATCGAACATTTTATTCTGCGGTTACCTTACCATTATAAATAT ACATTCTCAAACGGATTTAAAAAGGATGAGATGGTTGCACGAAGCATGTTTGGGTTGGAGTTATCTGAACCCATGGTTACTTTTGCACTCTCCTGCGGAAGCTGGTCATCTCCTGCT GTGAGAATCTACACAGCTGATCAAGTTGAAAATCAGCTAGAAGTCGCGAAAAAGGATTACTTACAGGCAGCCGTTGGCATTTCAAGATATAATGAACTAATTATACCGAAACTTTTGGATTGGTATTTACTCGACTTTGCAAAAGATTTGGAATCATTGCTGGACTGGATTTGCCTTCAACTCCCCAAAGTTCTTAGAAATGATGCTATGAAATGCTATGAGAGAGCTAAAGTTGAGCCTCTTTCTAAAATTGTCCATATTAGGCCCTATGATTTCAGTTTCAGGTATCTATTACACAGATga